One SAR86 cluster bacterium genomic window carries:
- the fmt gene encoding methionyl-tRNA formyltransferase: MKKNRKINIAFAGTPEIAFDIFEELSNKDFQINFILTQTDKKSGRGAQLKSSKFLEKKDIYNVLQPENLNDDDFKKNILNQNIDLLIVVAYGKILPSWLLEHPKYGCLNVHFSLLPKWRGAAPMQRAIANGDKSFGVSFMKIEEKLDAGGIYKTFSTNNHGQDIYALEEELVEITNMDLSNTIIEICSEKIIPETQEEEKATYADKIAKEEGLINWNIDSSQIFRNFLAFKRWPGCYFKLNDELVRVINIENIKTITGYPGEISSFNKDGMIVCCQKGAINLKSVQFPGKKVISSNDFFNSKRDIIPLKENLI, encoded by the coding sequence ATGAAAAAAAATAGAAAGATCAATATAGCTTTTGCAGGTACCCCTGAAATTGCATTCGATATATTTGAGGAATTATCCAACAAAGATTTCCAAATAAACTTTATTCTCACTCAAACTGACAAAAAGTCTGGTAGAGGTGCTCAGCTCAAGAGTTCTAAGTTTTTGGAAAAAAAAGATATATATAACGTTCTCCAGCCTGAGAACTTAAATGATGATGATTTTAAAAAAAATATTCTTAATCAGAATATAGATCTTCTAATTGTTGTGGCCTATGGCAAAATTTTACCAAGTTGGCTCTTGGAACATCCTAAATATGGCTGTTTAAATGTTCATTTTTCTCTATTGCCGAAATGGCGAGGTGCAGCACCTATGCAAAGAGCTATCGCGAATGGTGATAAAAGCTTTGGAGTAAGTTTTATGAAAATAGAGGAAAAACTCGATGCAGGAGGAATATATAAAACTTTTTCTACAAATAATCATGGCCAAGATATTTATGCTCTAGAGGAAGAGTTAGTTGAAATTACCAATATGGATTTGAGTAATACTATTATTGAAATTTGTTCGGAAAAAATAATACCTGAAACTCAAGAAGAGGAAAAAGCAACATACGCAGATAAGATCGCAAAAGAAGAAGGGTTGATAAATTGGAATATAGATTCGTCTCAGATATTTAGAAACTTTTTAGCATTCAAAAGGTGGCCGGGATGCTATTTTAAATTAAATGACGAATTGGTAAGAGTAATAAACATAGAAAATATTAAAACTATCACAGGTTATCCAGGGGAAATTTCCTCTTTCAATAAAGATGGCATGATAGTTTGCTGTCAAAAAGGAGCGATAAATTTAAAAAGTGTTCAGTTTCCAGGTAAAAAAGTAATTTCATCAAATGATTTCTTTAATTCAAAAAGAGATATAATTCCTCTTAAGGAAAATTTGATTTGA
- a CDS encoding glycine--tRNA ligase: MPATNIEDLIALCKRRGFIFQSSEIYGGTQGLYDYGPLGVELKNNIKNSWWKSVVYERDDVEGLDAAILTKQSVLKYSGHEETFTDPLVDCKSCGERFRADQVPDYCKKEDLTEPRQFNLMFKTNIGPVDDGKTFAYLRPETAQQIFTNFKNVVDSTSRNVPFGIAQIGKAFRNEITLKSFIFRVREFEQMELEFFVVPGTDEGWHKKWVELRVNWWEKQGVPKKSLELYDVPKDELAHYSKATIDIMYKFPHGVEELEGIANRTDFDLGSHSKNQDELSLRAKVSENNESNAKLALKDENNNWMVPFVIEPSAGVDRAILAILNEAYHLEKIDDKERVVLKLKPHLSPIKAAIIPLKKNDEKIVAKAKEIKNKLQSLGLGRVLFENSGNIGKNYRRHDEIGTPICITIDFETLEEETVTIRDRDTMSQKRVSITDVEEVFKNLF; this comes from the coding sequence ATGCCTGCAACGAATATTGAAGATCTTATAGCTCTTTGTAAAAGAAGAGGCTTTATATTTCAATCCAGTGAAATATACGGCGGAACTCAAGGTTTGTATGACTACGGTCCTTTAGGTGTCGAATTAAAAAATAACATAAAGAATTCTTGGTGGAAGTCAGTCGTGTATGAGCGCGATGATGTTGAAGGACTTGATGCAGCAATACTCACAAAGCAATCAGTATTAAAGTATTCTGGCCATGAAGAAACTTTTACTGATCCATTAGTAGATTGTAAATCTTGTGGTGAAAGATTTAGAGCTGATCAAGTTCCTGATTACTGTAAAAAAGAGGATTTAACTGAACCTCGTCAATTTAATTTGATGTTTAAAACAAATATAGGTCCAGTTGACGATGGCAAAACATTTGCTTATTTGAGGCCTGAAACAGCTCAACAAATTTTTACAAACTTTAAAAATGTTGTTGACTCAACTTCTAGAAATGTGCCATTCGGTATTGCTCAAATTGGAAAGGCTTTTAGAAATGAAATTACATTAAAAAGTTTTATCTTCAGAGTAAGAGAATTTGAACAAATGGAATTAGAATTTTTTGTCGTGCCTGGTACAGATGAAGGTTGGCACAAGAAGTGGGTCGAGTTAAGAGTTAATTGGTGGGAAAAACAAGGAGTGCCGAAAAAAAGCTTAGAACTTTATGACGTGCCAAAAGATGAATTAGCACATTATTCTAAAGCTACAATCGATATCATGTATAAATTTCCACACGGAGTAGAAGAGTTGGAAGGAATTGCTAATCGAACAGATTTTGACTTGGGTTCTCACTCAAAGAATCAAGATGAACTTAGCCTTAGAGCAAAAGTATCAGAAAATAATGAATCAAATGCTAAATTAGCACTAAAAGATGAAAATAATAACTGGATGGTCCCTTTTGTTATTGAGCCTTCAGCAGGTGTTGATAGGGCTATTTTAGCCATATTGAATGAAGCTTATCATCTTGAAAAAATAGATGATAAGGAAAGAGTTGTTTTAAAATTAAAACCACATCTTTCTCCTATAAAAGCAGCTATTATTCCTTTGAAAAAAAACGACGAAAAAATAGTAGCGAAAGCAAAAGAAATAAAAAACAAATTACAGTCACTAGGGTTGGGAAGAGTTTTATTTGAAAACAGCGGTAATATTGGAAAAAACTATCGAAGACATGATGAGATTGGAACCCCGATATGTATAACCATAGACTTTGAAACCCTAGAAGAAGAAACTGTAACAATTAGAGATAGAGACACAATGTCTCAGAAAAGAGTTTCAATTACTGATGTAGAAGAAGTCTTTAAAAATTTATTTTAA
- the dnaA gene encoding chromosomal replication initiator protein DnaA gives MSNKLSTVNIFNQSVKELERSMNAPEYNSWVRPLEFDLKENNFNIYAPNEFIENFFREKYLPKLMNLLENSIGRNRFILNLAVQQTTNNISSYDRTGLNDNYIFESFVEGKSNQIALAAAKQVADQASGSKYNPLFLYGGVGLGKTHLMHAVGNKLKKERPDAKICYLHSETFVSEMVKALQLGAMNEFKKFYRGLNALLIDDIQFFAGKEQSQDELFHTFNSLIENGNLMIFSCDRYPKEIEGLEERLKSRFGWGLSVVIDPPALETRAAILMQKANDMGLALSDECAFFIADQVKSNVRELEGALTRVAANARFTNAEIDIDLIKNSLRDILAIQARMVTIPNIQRVVAEYYNIRVSDLLSSRRSRSVTRPRQIAMSLAKSLTNHSLPEIGESFGGRDHTTVIHACEKVKELMQTNLEIEEDFKKLRRHLSA, from the coding sequence ATGTCTAACAAGCTATCAACAGTAAATATTTTTAATCAAAGTGTCAAAGAATTAGAAAGATCAATGAATGCCCCTGAATATAACTCATGGGTCAGGCCACTAGAATTTGATCTGAAGGAGAACAACTTTAACATATACGCTCCAAACGAATTTATAGAAAATTTCTTCAGAGAAAAATATTTGCCAAAGCTGATGAATCTTCTAGAAAACAGCATTGGAAGAAACAGATTTATATTAAATCTAGCAGTTCAACAAACAACAAATAATATTAGCAGCTATGACAGAACTGGTTTGAATGATAATTATATTTTTGAGAGCTTTGTTGAGGGCAAGTCTAACCAAATAGCACTTGCTGCAGCAAAACAAGTTGCAGATCAGGCATCAGGCAGTAAATACAATCCACTTTTTTTATATGGTGGAGTTGGTTTAGGAAAGACGCACTTAATGCATGCCGTTGGAAATAAACTTAAAAAGGAAAGACCAGATGCGAAAATTTGCTATCTTCATTCTGAAACTTTTGTAAGTGAAATGGTAAAGGCCTTGCAATTGGGAGCAATGAATGAGTTTAAAAAATTTTACAGAGGGCTCAACGCACTTCTAATTGATGACATACAATTTTTCGCTGGTAAAGAGCAATCACAAGATGAGCTTTTTCATACTTTTAACAGTTTGATCGAAAATGGTAACTTAATGATTTTTTCTTGCGATCGATATCCAAAAGAAATAGAGGGCCTTGAAGAAAGGCTTAAATCACGCTTTGGATGGGGTTTGTCTGTTGTAATAGACCCTCCAGCACTTGAAACAAGAGCTGCCATATTAATGCAAAAAGCGAACGATATGGGCCTAGCCCTTTCAGATGAATGTGCTTTTTTTATTGCAGATCAGGTTAAGTCAAATGTTCGAGAGCTTGAGGGAGCGTTAACTAGGGTTGCAGCTAATGCTCGTTTTACAAACGCAGAAATTGATATTGATCTAATAAAGAATTCGTTAAGAGACATTTTGGCGATACAGGCTAGAATGGTAACTATACCAAATATTCAAAGAGTTGTTGCGGAATACTATAATATCAGAGTTTCAGACCTTCTTTCTTCAAGAAGAAGCAGGTCAGTAACCAGGCCAAGGCAAATTGCAATGTCTTTAGCTAAATCATTAACAAATCATAGCCTCCCAGAAATTGGTGAATCTTTTGGAGGCAGGGACCATACAACAGTTATCCACGCATGTGAAAAAGTTAAAGAACTTATGCAAACAAATTTAGAAATAGAGGAAGATTTCAAAAAGTTAAGAAGACATCTTTCAGCGTAA
- the gyrB gene encoding DNA topoisomerase (ATP-hydrolyzing) subunit B yields MSKDKYDSSSIKVLKGLEAVKKRPGMYIGDTDDGSGLHHMVFEVLDNAIDEGLAGFCDYIEVKLMKDGFVSVSDNGRGIPVDMHEEGVPAAQVIMTSLHSGGKFDENSYKVSGGLHGVGVSVVNALSSKLILEIERDGKKYYQEYAEGTPKTDLKENGKSDKTGTKVSFLPSKDTFAFTEFNVETLKRRIRELSFLNSGIAITIIDERTDQKFDFKSEGGLVEFVNYLTGKKEPVGTPFTAQANMKGIGVEIAIQWTNTYSENVQCFTNNIPQVDGGTHMAGFRGGLTRAIKTFIKKEDMMKKKDIELTGEDVREGMMAVISLKMPDPKFSSQTKDKLVSSEARPAVETLINDYFMDFLLANKQQAKEILGKILEAAYAREAARKAKEMTRRKGILDLGGLPGKLADCQEKDPEKSEIFLVEGDSAGGSAKQGRDRSFQAILPLKGKIINVQKQRLDKVLASNEIGTLITALGTGIGHDEFDSEKLRYHRIIFMMDADVDGSHIRTLLLTFFNRHMRDLILKGHVYMALPPLYKIKKGGKTHYAKDEEEKDEILKDIRKDDNENSRSPEIQRYKGLGEMNPEQLWETTFDPTNRRLVQITIDDVGETDDIFETLMGDEVKPRREFIDENALRAENVDV; encoded by the coding sequence ATGTCAAAAGATAAATATGACTCATCAAGTATTAAAGTTTTAAAAGGCTTAGAAGCTGTTAAAAAAAGACCCGGCATGTATATTGGTGATACCGATGATGGTTCTGGTTTGCATCATATGGTTTTTGAAGTTCTGGACAATGCAATAGATGAGGGCTTAGCAGGGTTTTGTGACTACATTGAAGTTAAATTAATGAAAGATGGTTTTGTGTCTGTGTCTGATAATGGTAGAGGAATTCCTGTTGATATGCATGAGGAGGGTGTGCCTGCTGCACAGGTAATAATGACTTCTCTACATTCAGGTGGAAAATTCGATGAGAATAGTTATAAAGTTTCAGGTGGCTTACATGGGGTAGGGGTGTCAGTAGTAAATGCTTTAAGTAGCAAGTTGATTTTGGAAATTGAAAGAGATGGAAAGAAATATTATCAGGAATATGCTGAGGGTACACCTAAAACAGATTTAAAAGAAAACGGAAAAAGTGATAAAACTGGTACTAAAGTAAGCTTTCTACCATCTAAAGATACATTTGCCTTTACAGAATTTAATGTTGAGACACTTAAAAGAAGAATCAGAGAGCTTTCTTTTTTAAATTCTGGTATCGCAATAACAATAATTGATGAAAGAACTGATCAGAAATTTGATTTTAAGTCAGAGGGGGGCTTGGTTGAATTTGTTAATTATTTAACAGGAAAAAAAGAGCCAGTTGGCACTCCTTTTACAGCTCAGGCTAATATGAAGGGAATAGGGGTAGAAATTGCCATTCAATGGACAAATACATATTCAGAAAATGTTCAATGTTTCACAAATAACATTCCCCAAGTAGATGGTGGGACACATATGGCTGGTTTTCGAGGCGGACTTACTAGAGCGATAAAAACATTTATTAAAAAAGAAGACATGATGAAGAAAAAAGATATTGAACTTACTGGTGAAGATGTAAGAGAGGGGATGATGGCAGTAATTTCCTTAAAAATGCCAGACCCAAAATTCTCATCTCAAACTAAAGATAAGCTAGTTTCATCAGAAGCTAGACCAGCTGTAGAAACCTTAATAAATGATTACTTTATGGATTTCTTGTTAGCAAACAAACAACAAGCAAAAGAAATTCTGGGGAAAATACTTGAGGCAGCATATGCAAGGGAAGCTGCTAGAAAAGCTAAAGAAATGACTAGAAGGAAGGGAATTTTAGATCTTGGTGGGCTTCCAGGCAAATTGGCAGATTGCCAAGAGAAGGATCCTGAAAAGTCTGAAATATTTCTCGTTGAGGGAGATTCAGCTGGCGGTTCTGCTAAACAAGGTAGAGATAGAAGCTTTCAAGCAATACTTCCTTTAAAAGGAAAGATAATCAATGTTCAAAAACAACGCCTAGATAAAGTACTTGCATCAAATGAAATTGGCACACTAATAACTGCTTTGGGAACTGGGATAGGGCATGATGAATTTGATAGTGAAAAGCTTAGATACCATAGAATTATTTTTATGATGGATGCTGATGTTGATGGTTCTCATATCAGAACACTATTGCTTACCTTTTTTAATAGGCACATGCGGGATTTGATACTAAAGGGACATGTTTATATGGCGCTTCCTCCTTTATATAAAATTAAAAAGGGCGGCAAGACTCACTATGCTAAAGACGAAGAAGAAAAAGATGAGATTTTAAAAGACATAAGAAAGGATGATAATGAAAACTCAAGATCTCCTGAAATACAGAGATATAAAGGACTTGGGGAGATGAACCCAGAACAACTATGGGAAACAACATTTGATCCAACAAATAGAAGACTAGTTCAAATCACGATTGATGATGTTGGAGAAACTGACGACATTTTTGAAACTTTAATGGGTGATGAAGTTAAGCCTAGAAGGGAGTTCATTGATGAGAATGCCTTACGAGCAGAAAATGTTGACGTTTAA
- a CDS encoding potassium transporter has product MISFLKFLRFLGPLTLFFATFVILPPLTMQAFASGVEIIFLSIFISCLIYGILIEITLRRKKFIYTPRDGFLITFFGWVFISILASLPFFFSGMNYADSIFEAVSGLTTTGSTTISNLSSLSESLLIYRQLLQWAGGVGLIIVVLAIIPAASGGIRILQAETSGFAENSFSPRLKKTARSLLRFYLGITILCAISYWLAGMNYFEAISHSFSTVSIGGFSIYDDNFGHFNSPLIEGIAILFILISATNFGLHFLFLLKKDFKFYVKNDEFKFFLLLILAATTFSVLVLLFNEQIGISESFRYGIFQTISIITTTGFTITELDNMGILLPVLIMLLAFVGACSGSVGGGIKAWRINILIRLAFDNITKIMHPTAVSTIKFNGEKIEQKQIESVFSFVAIYVLIAILFLLALMLQDIDFYSAFSAVSATLNNLGPGLGQFSDNYSSLESAGKITLSLAMIIGRLEIFGFLLLLFPSFWKS; this is encoded by the coding sequence ATGATTAGTTTTCTAAAATTTCTTAGATTCTTAGGTCCTTTAACGTTGTTTTTTGCAACGTTTGTAATTTTGCCGCCTCTAACTATGCAAGCTTTTGCATCAGGGGTGGAAATAATTTTTTTATCAATTTTTATAAGTTGTTTGATCTATGGAATTTTAATTGAGATTACTCTCAGAAGAAAAAAATTTATATATACGCCCAGAGATGGTTTTTTAATTACATTTTTTGGTTGGGTTTTTATTTCTATTTTAGCTTCTCTTCCATTCTTCTTTAGTGGAATGAATTATGCAGATTCGATATTTGAGGCTGTCTCTGGTCTAACAACCACTGGCTCAACAACAATATCTAATCTTTCTTCATTGTCGGAGTCTCTTCTTATTTATAGACAGTTGCTTCAATGGGCAGGAGGTGTTGGTTTAATAATTGTTGTTCTTGCAATAATACCAGCAGCCTCTGGTGGAATAAGGATACTTCAAGCTGAAACATCTGGTTTTGCGGAGAATAGTTTTTCTCCAAGGCTTAAAAAGACAGCAAGATCACTGCTTAGATTTTATTTAGGAATTACAATTCTTTGCGCTATTTCTTATTGGCTTGCAGGGATGAATTATTTTGAAGCTATATCTCATTCATTTAGTACTGTTTCGATAGGTGGGTTCTCTATTTATGACGATAATTTTGGACATTTTAATAGTCCATTAATTGAGGGGATAGCAATTCTTTTCATATTAATATCTGCAACAAATTTTGGATTACATTTCTTATTTTTGTTAAAAAAAGACTTTAAATTTTATGTTAAAAATGATGAATTTAAATTCTTTTTGTTACTTATTCTTGCTGCAACAACATTCTCTGTCTTAGTCTTACTATTTAATGAACAAATAGGTATAAGTGAATCATTCAGATATGGAATATTTCAGACTATATCTATAATTACAACAACAGGATTTACTATTACTGAACTTGATAACATGGGTATTTTATTGCCTGTCCTTATTATGCTTTTAGCCTTTGTAGGTGCTTGCTCAGGATCTGTTGGAGGGGGCATTAAAGCATGGAGAATAAATATTCTTATAAGATTAGCCTTTGATAATATAACTAAAATTATGCACCCTACTGCAGTGAGTACGATAAAATTTAATGGTGAAAAAATTGAGCAAAAGCAAATTGAGTCTGTCTTCTCTTTTGTTGCAATCTATGTTCTCATTGCAATTCTATTTTTGCTTGCTCTAATGCTTCAAGATATTGACTTTTATTCTGCTTTCTCTGCTGTAAGTGCAACCTTAAATAATCTTGGGCCTGGTCTTGGACAATTTTCAGATAACTATTCTAGTTTAGAATCAGCTGGAAAGATTACGCTTTCTCTAGCAATGATTATTGGCCGGCTTGAGATTTTTGGTTTTTTGTTATTACTATTTCCATCTTTTTGGAAAAGTTAA
- the dnaN gene encoding DNA polymerase III subunit beta yields the protein MKFNLEKKDIDSALLSLSAVADKKQTLPVLSNILIKAQENGLNMLSTDLEIELEMDVENVVVEEPGEITIPAKKASDIVKELPDGNISFSLEEGEKFKIKTPTGEYNLVTMEASSFPEFSSTEIDNAHEINSEELIELFQMTSFAMGNQDWRHYLNGTYIECAMGTLKMVATDAHRLAMCKKEFNTEAEFSGIIPRKTCMELMRILPRENEKIKFSIDQNRIVFSSSNFIFKSKLIDANFPNYNQVIPSGDFIEIKVNREELLDIVSRVSVLSNDKFKGVKLKSEGNLLKIFSSNNDQESAEEELQLEVANEGFEIAFNVNYLREMLNTIEDKSISIQSFGNEKSALMKTTNDKRVLVLMPVRL from the coding sequence ATGAAATTTAATCTTGAAAAAAAAGATATAGATTCAGCACTATTATCACTTTCAGCAGTTGCAGACAAAAAACAAACGTTGCCTGTTTTAAGCAATATTCTTATTAAGGCGCAAGAAAATGGCTTAAATATGCTTAGTACAGACTTAGAAATTGAATTAGAAATGGATGTAGAAAATGTTGTAGTTGAGGAACCAGGAGAAATTACAATACCAGCAAAAAAAGCAAGTGATATTGTTAAAGAGCTTCCAGATGGCAACATATCTTTTTCATTGGAAGAAGGAGAGAAATTTAAAATTAAAACCCCTACTGGCGAATATAATCTTGTAACGATGGAAGCTTCAAGTTTTCCTGAGTTTTCATCTACTGAAATTGATAATGCACATGAAATTAATTCAGAGGAATTGATAGAACTTTTTCAAATGACCAGCTTTGCAATGGGCAATCAAGATTGGAGACATTATCTGAATGGAACATATATTGAATGTGCTATGGGGACACTTAAAATGGTAGCTACAGACGCCCACAGGCTCGCAATGTGTAAAAAAGAATTTAACACCGAAGCAGAGTTTAGTGGAATTATTCCTAGAAAAACTTGTATGGAACTTATGAGAATACTTCCAAGAGAAAATGAGAAAATCAAATTTTCTATTGATCAAAATAGAATCGTTTTTTCTTCTTCGAATTTTATTTTTAAATCAAAATTAATTGATGCAAATTTTCCAAACTATAACCAAGTAATTCCTTCTGGAGATTTTATTGAAATCAAAGTCAACAGAGAGGAATTGCTTGATATTGTTTCAAGAGTTTCAGTTTTATCAAATGATAAATTTAAAGGTGTAAAGCTTAAGTCAGAGGGAAATTTATTAAAAATATTCTCTAGCAATAACGATCAAGAATCAGCAGAGGAAGAGCTTCAGCTTGAGGTTGCAAACGAAGGGTTTGAAATTGCATTCAATGTTAACTACTTACGAGAAATGCTTAACACTATAGAAGACAAAAGCATATCTATACAGAGTTTTGGTAATGAAAAGAGCGCTCTTATGAAAACCACGAATGATAAAAGAGTTTTAGTCTTAATGCCAGTACGTCTTTAG
- the recF gene encoding DNA replication and repair protein RecF (All proteins in this family for which functions are known are DNA-binding proteins that assist the filamentation of RecA onto DNA for the initiation of recombination or recombinational repair.) encodes MIIQNIKIQNIRSYEFAELTINKGINAIYGNNGSGKTSLLEAIYFGLSLKSFRTSKTEQIIRNNELKGEILITGAEKTIRSIKNKTNSKAVDENNEKKIARKELLMLFPTCVIENKEFSFTDAQPDYKRKYLNKILFYVEQDFDNLHEKLTKIHKQRLFCLKNGQKNEILIWNKALIEIEPQITRLNKFLINDLNDFFTSNSNLSDFFGKNDWLKGINFKYNPGFNEDIGLEQHIHNNFEKEFMINKPLVGLHKRNFDILLDQDIASSILSRGQQKVLSCILHLLSKEFIEKSLKIQPLVLIDDICSELDKENQHLMLKYLNNMNTQAILTSIEKIALDPKFNVNLFHVEQKGDISNVKR; translated from the coding sequence GTGATAATACAGAACATAAAAATACAAAACATAAGGTCTTATGAATTTGCTGAATTAACTATAAATAAAGGGATTAATGCAATTTATGGAAATAATGGATCTGGAAAAACATCATTACTAGAAGCAATCTACTTTGGACTTTCCTTAAAAAGTTTTAGAACTTCAAAAACTGAACAAATAATAAGAAACAATGAATTAAAAGGTGAAATATTAATCACTGGTGCCGAGAAAACTATTAGATCCATTAAAAATAAAACAAATTCAAAAGCTGTTGATGAAAATAACGAAAAAAAAATTGCTAGAAAAGAACTTTTAATGTTATTTCCAACTTGTGTGATTGAAAATAAAGAATTTTCTTTCACGGATGCACAACCAGATTATAAAAGAAAGTATTTAAATAAAATTTTGTTCTACGTAGAACAAGATTTTGATAATTTGCATGAAAAACTCACAAAAATACATAAACAACGTCTTTTTTGTCTTAAAAACGGACAAAAAAATGAAATTTTAATTTGGAATAAGGCATTAATTGAAATTGAGCCACAAATAACAAGATTAAATAAGTTCTTGATTAATGATTTAAACGATTTTTTTACTTCAAATAGTAATCTTTCTGATTTTTTTGGTAAAAATGACTGGCTTAAAGGTATAAATTTTAAATATAACCCTGGTTTTAATGAAGATATAGGTTTAGAACAGCACATTCATAATAATTTTGAAAAAGAATTCATGATTAATAAACCATTAGTTGGCTTACATAAGAGAAATTTTGATATTTTATTAGATCAAGATATTGCTTCCTCGATATTATCCAGAGGTCAGCAGAAAGTTCTTTCTTGTATTCTTCATCTTCTATCAAAGGAATTTATAGAAAAAAGTCTAAAAATCCAACCACTGGTGTTGATAGACGATATTTGTTCTGAATTAGATAAGGAAAATCAACATTTAATGTTAAAATATCTAAATAATATGAATACTCAGGCTATATTGACGTCCATAGAGAAAATAGCTTTAGATCCTAAATTTAACGTTAATCTGTTCCACGTAGAACAAAAAGGAGATATTTCAAATGTCAAAAGATAA
- the trkA gene encoding Trk system potassium transporter TrkA, which yields MKIIILGGGSIGGSVATELSTEDNDIVVIDNNEANLEPLKSKEGIKTVLGDATSPKTLSKSNLDEKSLLLCLTDSEEINLLASIIAHAKFDVKKIICRLKGSEYKEIAKQIASHVDFFINPEDLITDEIKSLLKHPGALEILDFAEGKIKLVSVYAKKSGILVGRQIKELNNDLPDYETRIPALYRDENLIIPTGDTTILEGDEVFFIADEKHIEDVTQELQKLEDKYKNIYVVGAGNIGMSLASKINNDFNLKVIEKDPKQSKIASDLLDDVLILNADAADKDFLANEGIADCDVYVAVTQDDETNVLCSLMAKKLGAKKTITIINNDAYFDLIGKNELDIIISPVQITVSYILKYVRKGSVSNVHKVKKGKAEVLEITIDNFAEGLKGKKISELEMGDSIEIPCLQRGESVVIAHKETELLEGDHLIIFYKDKKAFDEFYNKFK from the coding sequence TTGAAAATAATCATACTTGGTGGTGGTTCAATAGGTGGCAGTGTTGCTACAGAATTATCAACCGAAGATAATGACATTGTTGTAATAGATAACAATGAAGCTAATCTTGAGCCACTCAAATCAAAAGAAGGAATTAAAACAGTTCTTGGGGATGCAACTTCTCCTAAAACGCTTTCTAAAAGCAATTTAGATGAAAAAAGTTTACTTCTTTGCCTTACAGATTCGGAAGAAATAAATCTTTTAGCATCAATCATTGCACATGCAAAATTTGATGTGAAGAAAATAATTTGCAGATTAAAAGGGTCTGAATATAAAGAAATCGCTAAGCAGATTGCAAGTCATGTAGATTTTTTCATTAACCCTGAGGATCTCATTACCGATGAAATAAAGAGTCTTTTGAAACATCCAGGTGCTCTTGAAATTTTAGATTTTGCTGAAGGAAAAATAAAGCTTGTAAGTGTCTACGCCAAAAAAAGCGGTATCTTAGTTGGTCGCCAAATAAAAGAATTAAATAATGATTTACCTGATTATGAAACACGCATTCCTGCTCTCTACAGAGATGAAAACCTCATAATACCTACAGGTGATACAACTATATTGGAGGGAGATGAGGTTTTTTTTATAGCCGATGAAAAACATATCGAGGATGTCACCCAAGAACTTCAGAAACTTGAAGACAAGTACAAAAATATTTATGTTGTCGGTGCAGGCAATATTGGCATGTCATTGGCTTCTAAAATAAATAATGACTTTAACTTAAAGGTAATAGAAAAAGATCCAAAACAAAGCAAGATTGCTTCTGATCTGCTAGATGATGTTCTAATTTTAAATGCTGATGCAGCGGATAAAGATTTCTTAGCTAATGAAGGTATTGCAGATTGTGATGTTTATGTAGCTGTTACCCAAGATGATGAAACAAATGTTTTGTGCTCATTAATGGCAAAAAAATTAGGAGCAAAAAAAACTATTACCATCATCAATAATGACGCCTACTTTGACCTGATTGGCAAGAATGAATTAGACATCATCATTTCGCCTGTACAAATAACCGTTTCATATATTCTAAAATATGTAAGAAAAGGTTCTGTTTCAAATGTTCATAAAGTTAAAAAAGGAAAAGCAGAAGTTTTAGAAATAACTATTGATAATTTTGCTGAGGGTCTAAAAGGAAAAAAAATAAGTGAATTAGAGATGGGAGACTCTATTGAAATTCCCTGTCTACAAAGAGGAGAAAGTGTGGTTATAGCCCATAAAGAAACAGAACTTCTTGAGGGAGACCATCTAATAATTTTTTACAAGGATAAAAAAGCTTTTGATGAGTTTTATAACAAATTTAAATGA